In Salmo trutta chromosome 16, fSalTru1.1, whole genome shotgun sequence, a genomic segment contains:
- the LOC115150936 gene encoding cytokine-inducible SH2-containing protein codes for MILCVQGPRPLLSGTPTEGHLGMRTGSVSSPHCIHSTSPQWDPTKDLRTIANNTFYLDTSGWYWGAITAGQAHAALQTASEGAFLIRDSSHPLYMLTLSVRTARGPTSIRIQYSGARFLLDSSSPARPSLLSFPDVPSMVQYYVGPGRKVQQGKVEETHCGKPAQRTVQESTVLLKLKRALHKPQAFPSLQHLARLTINCSTDCPDQLPLPRPLVRFLQDYPFQV; via the exons CCCTAGACCACTACTGTCTGGTACACCCACAGAGGGCCACCTAGGAATGCGGACAGGGAGCGTCTCCTCCCCTCATTGCATTCACAGCACCTCTCCGCAGTGGGACCCCACAAAAGACCTGCGCACCATCGCCAACAACACATTCTACCTTGATACTTCAG GCTGGTACTGGGGAGCCATCACAGCAGGTCAGGCCCATGCAGCTCTGCAGACAGCGTCAGAAGGGGCCTTTCTGATTCGAGACAGCAGCCATCCCCTGTACATGCTGACCCTGTCTGTTAGGACTGCCCGTGGCCCCACCAGTATACGCATCCAGTACAGTGGAGCCCGGTTTCTGCTAGACTCCAGCTCGCCAGCCCGACCCAGCCTTCTGTCCTTCCCTGATGTTCCTAGCATGGTGCAGTACTATGTGGGACCAGGGAGGAAGGTGCAGCAGGGGAAGGTGGAGGAAACTCATTGTGGCAAGCCTGCCCAGAGGACAGTTCAGGAGAGCACAGTACTGCTGAAGCTCAAGCGGGCCCTGCACAAGCCCCAGGCCTTCCCCTCCCTACAGCACCTTGCACGCCTCACCATCAACTGCAGCACAGACTGTCCTGACCAACTGCCTCTGCCACGCCCACTGGTGCGCTTCCTGCAGGACTATCCCTTCCAGGTATGA
- the LOC115150940 gene encoding GATOR complex protein NPRL2 isoform X1, which yields MGMSRIECIFFSEFHPTLGPKITYQVPEEYISRELFDTVQVYIITKPELQNKLITVTAMEKKLIGCPVCIEHKKYSRNALLFNLGLVCDARTKTCALEPIVKKLSGYITTLELESGFISNEESKQKLLPIMSTLLEELNATGACTLPIDESNTINLKLIEQRRDPLIVQEYDVPVFTQCKDHFIKSQWDLTTQQILAYVDGFRHIQKISAEADVELNLVRIAVQNLLYYGVVTLVSIFQYSNVYCTTPKVQSLIDDRSVQAECLSYVTKQGQKRACLRDVFQLYCGLTPGTTVRDLCSRYSQQVQRVDERRLIQYGLMKGLIRRLQKYPVKVTRDERSRPPRLYTGCHSYDEICCKTGMSYKELDERLENDPNIIVCWK from the exons ATGGGGATGAGTCGAATAGAATGTATATTTTTTAGTGAGTTTCACCCGACACTGGGACCAAAGATTACCTACCAG GTTCCAGAGGAGTACATATCCCGGGAGCTCTTTGACACAGTACAGGTGTACATCATTACCAAACCAGAACTGCAGAACAAACTCATAACTGT AACAGCCATGGAGAAGAAGTTAATTGGTTGTCCAGTGTGCATTGAGCACAAGAAGTACAGCCGCAATGCTCTACTCTTTAACCTCGGACTTGTGTGTGACGCACGGACCAAGACCTGTGCCCTTGAGCCAATTGTTAAGAAGCTCTCTGGGTACATCACAACACTGGAG CTGGAGAGTGGGTTCATATCGAATGAGGAGAGCAAACAGAAACTGCTACCCATTATGTCCACGTTGTTAGAGGAGCTCAATGCTACCGGAGCCTGCACCTTACCCATCG ATGAGTCCAATACAATCAACCTGAAGCTGATTGAGCAGCGCAGGGACCCTCTGATCGTGCAGGAGTACGACGTGCCTGTCTTCACTCAGTGCAAGGACCACTTCATCAAATCCCAGTGGGATCTCACCACTCAACAG ATCCTGGCCTACGTTGATGGGTTCAGGCATATCCAGAAGATATCTGCAGAAGCGGATGTTGAACTTAATCTAGTCCGGATCGCCGTACAGAATTTACT GTATTATGGTGTTGTAACCTTGGTGTCAATATTTCAG TACTCCAACGTGTACTGCACAACCCCTAAAGTCCAGAGCCTGATCGATGACAGGTCCGTTCAGGCGGAGTGTCTCAGCTATGTCACCAAGCAAG GACAGAAGAGAGCCTGTTTAAGGGATGTGTTCCAGCTGTACTGCGGTCTGACTCCAGGCACCACTGTTCGCGATCTTTGCTCCCGCTACTCGCAGCAGGTGCAGAGGGTAGATGAGAG GAGGCTGATCCAGTATGGGCTGATGAAGGGTCTAATTCGCCGGCTGCAGAAGTATCCTGTTAAGGTGACCCGAGACGAAAGGAGCCGCCCACCACGCCTTTACACCGGTTGCCATAGTTACGATGAAATCTGCTGCAAGACAG GAATGAGCTACAAAGAGCTGGACGAGCGTTTGGAGAATGACCCAAACATCATTGTGTGCTGGAAGTGA
- the LOC115150940 gene encoding GATOR complex protein NPRL2 isoform X2 has product MEKKLIGCPVCIEHKKYSRNALLFNLGLVCDARTKTCALEPIVKKLSGYITTLELESGFISNEESKQKLLPIMSTLLEELNATGACTLPIDESNTINLKLIEQRRDPLIVQEYDVPVFTQCKDHFIKSQWDLTTQQILAYVDGFRHIQKISAEADVELNLVRIAVQNLLYYGVVTLVSIFQYSNVYCTTPKVQSLIDDRSVQAECLSYVTKQGQKRACLRDVFQLYCGLTPGTTVRDLCSRYSQQVQRVDERRLIQYGLMKGLIRRLQKYPVKVTRDERSRPPRLYTGCHSYDEICCKTGMSYKELDERLENDPNIIVCWK; this is encoded by the exons ATGGAGAAGAAGTTAATTGGTTGTCCAGTGTGCATTGAGCACAAGAAGTACAGCCGCAATGCTCTACTCTTTAACCTCGGACTTGTGTGTGACGCACGGACCAAGACCTGTGCCCTTGAGCCAATTGTTAAGAAGCTCTCTGGGTACATCACAACACTGGAG CTGGAGAGTGGGTTCATATCGAATGAGGAGAGCAAACAGAAACTGCTACCCATTATGTCCACGTTGTTAGAGGAGCTCAATGCTACCGGAGCCTGCACCTTACCCATCG ATGAGTCCAATACAATCAACCTGAAGCTGATTGAGCAGCGCAGGGACCCTCTGATCGTGCAGGAGTACGACGTGCCTGTCTTCACTCAGTGCAAGGACCACTTCATCAAATCCCAGTGGGATCTCACCACTCAACAG ATCCTGGCCTACGTTGATGGGTTCAGGCATATCCAGAAGATATCTGCAGAAGCGGATGTTGAACTTAATCTAGTCCGGATCGCCGTACAGAATTTACT GTATTATGGTGTTGTAACCTTGGTGTCAATATTTCAG TACTCCAACGTGTACTGCACAACCCCTAAAGTCCAGAGCCTGATCGATGACAGGTCCGTTCAGGCGGAGTGTCTCAGCTATGTCACCAAGCAAG GACAGAAGAGAGCCTGTTTAAGGGATGTGTTCCAGCTGTACTGCGGTCTGACTCCAGGCACCACTGTTCGCGATCTTTGCTCCCGCTACTCGCAGCAGGTGCAGAGGGTAGATGAGAG GAGGCTGATCCAGTATGGGCTGATGAAGGGTCTAATTCGCCGGCTGCAGAAGTATCCTGTTAAGGTGACCCGAGACGAAAGGAGCCGCCCACCACGCCTTTACACCGGTTGCCATAGTTACGATGAAATCTGCTGCAAGACAG GAATGAGCTACAAAGAGCTGGACGAGCGTTTGGAGAATGACCCAAACATCATTGTGTGCTGGAAGTGA
- the LOC115150937 gene encoding zinc finger MYND domain-containing protein 10, producing METSVLFPGEAEGYVQNLETFSLRDIGSPRWFRQHEYIEKLNMQAILNASATATQDEFVKELLVSLGKIPTLVHEMILVELWKQKVFPIFCQLQDFNPKSTFPLYMVIHHEASIINLLETIMYHKDSCEGADDSVLDLVDYCHRKLTLLASRASRDDAPTQDRLSHTESGDSSSMQDLQGQNAALEFEISLKALSVLRYITDHTDSISVINRMLCTHNLPCVLVQLVQHCPWSRYSAGAMEKYMNGKWQRVPSEDHLKMTKLDGQVWIALYNLVLKEDCQRKYDFNNFNKNQLLKLRGFLTEVLIDQLPNLVELQRFLSHLTVTDPAPPKKDLILEQIPEMWNNIMRDNMGKWKAIAKYQVKEMFNPSEKDLRQQALRLAQTYNLDVMESLIPEKPKCGACGAEASKRCSRCQREWYCQRECQVKHWSKHKVACQLMAEVTEMLQKDLAVTPTEREADIADILD from the exons ATGGAAACCTCTGTTCTTTTTCCCGGAGAGGCAGAAGGATATGTCCAAAATCTGGAAACATTCTCACTCAGGGACATTGGCTCTCCAAG GTGGTTCAGACAGCACGAGTACATAGAGAAACTCAACATGCAGGCGATATTGAACGCTTCAGCCACAGCCACTCAGGACGAGTTCGTCAAGGAGCTCCTTGTGTCACTGGGAAAG ATTCCCACCCTGGTCCATGAGATGATTCTAGTAGAGCTTTGGAAACAGAAGGTGTTTCCTATTTTCTGTCAACTCCAAGACTTCAATCCGAAGAGCACTTTTCCTCTGTACATGGTG ATTCACCACGAGGCTTCAATCATCAACCTGCTTGAGACAATTATGTATCACAAG GACTCCTGTGAGGGAGCAGACGACTCAGTCCTGGACCTGGTGGACTACTGCCACCGCAAACTAACCCTTCTGGCCAGCAGAGCATCCAGGGATGACGCCCCAACCCAAGACCGACTCAGTCACACAGAGAGTGGAGACTCATCCTCTATGCAG GATTTGCAGGGTCAGAATGCAGCATTAGAGTTTGAAATTTCCCTCAAGGCTCTGTCTGTCCTGCGCTACATCACTGACCATACTGACAG catCAGTGTGATCAATAGGATGCTGTGCACTCATAACCTGCCCTGTGTGCTGGTACAGCTGGTACAGCACTGCCCCTGGAGTCGCTATTCTGCAG GCGCGATGGAGAAGTACATGAATGGAAAATGGCAGAGAGTTCCATCCGAAGACCATCTAAAGATGACGAAATTGGACGGCCAAGTCTGGATTGCTCTGTACAACCTGGTGCTGAAGGAAGACTGCCAAAGGAAATATGATTTCAATAACTTCAACAAGAACCAGCTCTTAAAG TTACGAGGTTTCCTGACGGAGGTGTTAATTGACCAGCTGCCCAACCTGGTAGAGCTCCAGCGCTTCCTCAGTCACCTCACAGTCACAGACCCTGCCCCTCCAAAGAAAGACCTCATCTTGGAACag ATTCCAGAGATGTGGAACAACATTATGCGGGACAATATGGGGAAGTGGAAGGCCATTGCCAAGTACCAAGTGAAGGAAATGTTCAACCCCTCGGAGAAGGACCTGAGACAGCAAGCACTCAG ACTGGCCCAGACCTATAACCTGGATGTGATGGAGAGTTTGATCCCTGAGAAGCCCAAGTGTGGAGCCTGTGGGGCCGAGGCTTCTAAGAGATGCTCCCGCTGCCAGAGAGAATGGTACTGCCAGAG GGAATGCCAGGTGAAGCATTGGTCCAAACACAAGGTTGCCTGCCAGCTGATGGCTGAAGTCACAGAGATGCTCCAGAAGGACCTGGCCGTAacgcctacagagagagaggcagacataGCTGACATATTGGACTGA